CGACGGGGATAGACTCGTGCGGATCTGTTGGACGTTAGCACAGTCCACTAATATGAAACGGAGAGAGTACCCTCTATCCAGACCGTCCGTTCGCACCGTGATGTGCGCATGGAATCATCACATGCCCACCTTCTGTCCGCCCCAGCGTCATTAGCAGGAGTTGACATTACGTTTCAGTTAACTTAACAGTCTGCTATATAATAGCCTGATCGATGGCCGTAACTTGATTAGCGAGACCCGTAGTGGAGAGCTAGGTAGCTACACCGATGGAGGCGGAGGCAGCCAGTGGTAGCGCCAGCGAGGACAGCTGGTCGAAGGTGGGTACATCGCTTCCCGTCACGAGCGTGCAGGCCCTGGTGGCGTCCGCCGGCGAGCTGACGGTCGACAAGATCGGACGGTATGTCCAGCCGGACATCGACGCGCACGCCGTTCTCCCCGAGCTGTCCAACGAAGTTCCGGTGATCGACCTAAGCAAGCTCTTGAGGGCCGAGTCAGCTGAAGCTGAGGCTGCCAAGCTCAGATTTGCCTGCGCGGAGTGGGGCTTCTTTCAGGTATGGTCACTCAAGGATTAAACTGCTACATAATGTCACTGTAGCTCACCTTCGATCTTTGAGATGGTTTTTTTTTGTTGATTAGGATCGTTGTGATTGTTGAAGAAGCACGGCATAGTAAACAAATAATTTTGTTCACCCGGCTTTTGCTTTTCTTTTCAAGAAAGTATATATTTAATCCCTCAACTCTTGGTGAAGATATTTAGTCCCCTAACTTTAAAACCAGAAAACTTGCATCTCTAACTCTTGAAACCAGACAAGTTCAGTCCCTTGTTTTGGCTGACTCAGTATCGCTGCTGACTCAACATGGTTTTGACCAGTCTTCATCCATGTGGCAGTATTTttctctcctctcttcttccttctctgacTGGCTTACTGAGGcgaggcatttcatcaaacaccttgcat
This region of Triticum aestivum cultivar Chinese Spring chromosome 2D, IWGSC CS RefSeq v2.1, whole genome shotgun sequence genomic DNA includes:
- the LOC123055573 gene encoding S-norcoclaurine synthase 1-like, with the translated sequence MEAEAASGSASEDSWSKVGTSLPVTSVQALVASAGELTVDKIGRYVQPDIDAHAVLPELSNEVPVIDLSKLLRAESAEAEAAKLRFACAEWGFFQVWSLKD